The Nitrososphaerales archaeon genomic sequence ATAAGTAGGCGTTAAGCACTCTGCACAAGTTGAAGGTAACAGTGTTAGGTGCTGCTAAAGAGGTAGGTAGATCTGCGTTTTTGATAGATGCCGACAAGACTAGAATACTGCTAGATTATGGCGTATTGCTCCGCAGACAGGAACCCCTATTCCCGATGCATGTCAAGCCAAAGGATATCAGAGCTGTAATAATAACACATGCACATCTGGATCATTCAGGATTTGTGCCCTCCTTGTTTCTCTCAAAGGGTGTAACTGCGTATGCTACTCAGCCCACGTTTGAACTTTCCAGTTTACTTATAGAGGACATGATAAGAATCTCTGGGTTCTACCTTCCTTTCGAGTACATAGACCTACTCGCGATGCAGAAGGGTTCCAGCACTGTACGATATAGGGAACCTTTTACCATAGACGGGATGACTGTATCTCTTCACGAATCGGGTCATGTAGTTGGTGGAGCTACAATAGTTGTTGAACAAGGAGGAAAGCGCGTGTTCTATACAGGTGATATCAATACTCGTGGCTCGAAAATGTTGAGAGAGGCAGATCTCGATATTGGAGAAATTGATCTGATTATAACGGAAAGCACTTATTCTATGGGAGATCACCAGCCAAGGGAAGAAGCAGAAAGGGAGCTTGTACATTTTGCCAGTGAGGTTGTAGAACGTAATGGTATTCTTTTCGTACCAGCATTTTCAGTAGAGAGAGCACAGGAAATAGCTTGTGTGTTAAGAGAGGCTAACTTTAAACATAGAATTGTTATGGATGGTATGGCATTGAAAGTAAACAGGATAATGTCAAAGTATCCAGAGTTTCTAAGGGATCCTAAATTATTTTCTGATGCAATAGGGGAAACAGAGTGGGTTAGTGGATGGAAGGAGAGGAGGAAAGCTGTGAAGGAACCATGTGTTGTAATTTCGCCTGCCGGAATGCTTGTTGGTGGCGCCGGTGTGTTCTACCTTCAGCATATAGCCAAGGACGAAAGGAATGGTATAGCGATGGTGTCGTATCAGGGAGAAGGCACGCCTGGAAGGGCATTACTGGAAAGACGTGTAGCTACCATCGAGGGAAAGGTTAGAAAGGTCAAGGCTGAGATACAGCGGTTCGAG encodes the following:
- a CDS encoding MBL fold metallo-hydrolase, which encodes MKVTVLGAAKEVGRSAFLIDADKTRILLDYGVLLRRQEPLFPMHVKPKDIRAVIITHAHLDHSGFVPSLFLSKGVTAYATQPTFELSSLLIEDMIRISGFYLPFEYIDLLAMQKGSSTVRYREPFTIDGMTVSLHESGHVVGGATIVVEQGGKRVFYTGDINTRGSKMLREADLDIGEIDLIITESTYSMGDHQPREEAERELVHFASEVVERNGILFVPAFSVERAQEIACVLREANFKHRIVMDGMALKVNRIMSKYPEFLRDPKLFSDAIGETEWVSGWKERRKAVKEPCVVISPAGMLVGGAGVFYLQHIAKDERNGIAMVSYQGEGTPGRALLERRVATIEGKVRKVKAEIQRFEFSGHSGRSDLFDMISKIKGGPKILTVHGDGEACIKFAEEIHEKFGLEAHAPDTGETIDV